A stretch of the Staphylococcus sp. NRL 16/872 genome encodes the following:
- the aspS gene encoding aspartate--tRNA ligase has protein sequence MSKRTTYCGLVTEELLDQKVTLKGWVHNRRDLGGLIFVDLRDREGIVQIVFNPDFSAEALSIAETVRSEYVVEVEGTVTKRDPETVNPKIKTGQVEVQVSNITIINKAETPPFSINEENQNVDENIRLKYRYLDLRRPELAQTFKMRHQTTRSIREYLDNSGFFDIETPVLTKSTPEGARDYLVPSRVHEGEFYALPQSPQLFKQLLMISGFDKYYQIVKCFRDEDLRADRQPEFTQVDIEMSFVDQEDIIQMGEEMLRKVVKDVKGIELEDEFPRMTYAEAMRRYGSDKPDTRFGMELIDVSQLGKEMDFKVFKDTVENNGEVKAIVAEGAADNYTRKDMDGLTEFVNIYGAKGLAWVKVVDDGLSGPIARFFEDQNVATLKELTGAKSGDLVMFVADKPSVVAQSLGALRVKLAKELGLIDETKLNFLWVTDWPLLEYDEDAKRYVAAHHPFTSPKQEDIAKLDSEPENVEANAYDIVLNGYELGGGSIRISDSQLQEKMFEVLGFTKEQAREQFGFLLDAFKYGAPPHGGIALGLDRLVMLLTNRTNLRDTIAFPKTASATCLLTDAPGEVSDKQLEELSLRIRH, from the coding sequence ATGAGTAAGAGAACAACTTATTGTGGTTTAGTTACAGAAGAATTATTAGATCAAAAAGTAACTTTAAAAGGATGGGTACACAACCGTCGTGATTTAGGTGGGTTAATCTTTGTTGACTTACGTGACAGAGAAGGTATCGTTCAAATCGTATTTAACCCTGATTTCTCTGCAGAAGCATTGAGTATTGCTGAAACAGTACGTTCTGAATATGTAGTTGAAGTTGAAGGTACAGTAACAAAACGTGATCCTGAAACAGTGAACCCTAAAATTAAAACTGGACAAGTGGAAGTACAAGTTTCAAATATTACAATCATAAATAAAGCAGAAACACCTCCATTCTCAATTAACGAAGAAAATCAAAATGTAGATGAAAACATTCGTTTAAAATATCGTTATTTAGATTTAAGACGTCCAGAATTAGCTCAAACATTTAAAATGAGACATCAAACAACACGATCTATTCGTGAATATTTAGATAATAGTGGTTTCTTTGATATAGAAACACCAGTATTAACTAAATCTACACCAGAAGGTGCTCGTGACTACTTAGTACCATCTCGTGTACATGAAGGTGAATTTTACGCATTACCACAATCACCACAATTATTTAAACAATTATTAATGATTAGTGGTTTCGATAAATACTATCAAATCGTTAAATGTTTCCGTGACGAAGACTTACGTGCTGATCGTCAACCAGAATTTACTCAAGTCGATATCGAAATGAGCTTTGTAGATCAAGAAGATATTATTCAAATGGGCGAAGAAATGCTTCGTAAAGTAGTTAAAGACGTTAAAGGTATTGAATTAGAAGACGAATTCCCACGTATGACATACGCTGAAGCAATGCGTCGTTATGGTTCAGACAAACCAGATACACGATTTGGAATGGAATTAATTGACGTATCTCAATTAGGGAAAGAAATGGATTTCAAAGTATTTAAAGATACTGTTGAAAATAATGGTGAAGTTAAAGCAATTGTTGCTGAAGGCGCTGCAGACAATTACACTCGTAAAGATATGGACGGCTTAACTGAGTTTGTAAACATTTATGGTGCTAAAGGATTAGCTTGGGTTAAAGTTGTAGATGACGGTTTAAGTGGTCCAATCGCTCGTTTCTTTGAAGACCAAAATGTAGCAACATTAAAAGAATTAACTGGCGCTAAATCAGGCGACTTAGTTATGTTCGTTGCAGATAAACCAAGTGTTGTGGCTCAAAGTTTAGGCGCATTACGTGTGAAACTTGCTAAAGAGCTTGGCTTAATTGATGAAACTAAATTAAACTTCTTATGGGTAACTGATTGGCCATTATTAGAATATGATGAAGATGCTAAACGCTATGTAGCAGCACATCATCCTTTCACATCACCTAAACAAGAAGATATTGCTAAATTAGATTCAGAACCTGAAAACGTTGAAGCTAACGCTTATGACATCGTACTAAACGGCTATGAATTAGGTGGGGGATCTATCAGAATCTCAGATAGCCAATTACAAGAAAAAATGTTCGAAGTTCTAGGATTTACTAAAGAACAAGCTAGAGAACAATTTGGCTTCTTATTAGATGCATTCAAATATGGTGCACCGCCACACGGTGGTATCGCATTAGGTTTAGACCGTTTAGTAATGTTATTAACTAATCGCACTAACTTACGTGATACAATTGCATTTCCTAAAACTGCTTCAGCTACATGTCTGCTTACAGATGCACCTGGAGAAGTTTCTGATAAACAACTTGAAGAATTATCATTAAGAATTCGTCATTAA
- a CDS encoding tRNA threonylcarbamoyladenosine dehydratase, protein MKHQFSRNELAYGKEGLDLLKNKTVAVLGVGGVGSFAAEALARTNIGHIILIDKDDVDITNVNRQIHALTTTIGQSKVTLMEERIKLINPDCKVTPLHMFYTEETYEDLFNNYDIDYFIDASDTIIYKVHLMKECLERGIKVISSMGAANKTDPTRFQIADISKTYMDPMAKIIRNKLKRQGIKKGIPVVFSDESPIVIREDVKATVGDPNASNRKGQMPPSSNAFVPSTVGLICASYVVNDILKDVPVRRIKDKGNF, encoded by the coding sequence ATGAAACATCAATTTTCAAGAAATGAATTAGCATATGGTAAAGAAGGTTTAGATTTATTAAAGAATAAAACAGTGGCCGTGTTAGGAGTAGGGGGCGTTGGTTCATTTGCAGCTGAGGCGCTTGCTAGAACAAATATTGGTCATATTATTCTTATAGATAAAGATGACGTCGATATTACAAACGTCAATCGTCAAATTCATGCTTTAACTACAACTATTGGCCAAAGCAAAGTAACGCTTATGGAAGAAAGAATTAAATTAATTAATCCTGATTGTAAAGTAACACCTTTACATATGTTTTATACTGAAGAGACTTATGAAGATTTATTCAACAACTATGATATCGATTATTTCATAGATGCTAGTGATACGATTATATATAAAGTACATCTTATGAAAGAATGTCTAGAACGTGGAATTAAAGTGATTTCAAGTATGGGCGCTGCTAATAAGACTGATCCTACACGTTTCCAGATTGCAGATATCTCTAAAACGTATATGGATCCCATGGCTAAAATTATTAGAAATAAATTAAAACGTCAGGGTATTAAAAAAGGTATTCCTGTAGTATTCTCAGATGAAAGTCCTATCGTAATACGTGAAGATGTAAAAGCAACGGTGGGGGACCCGAATGCTAGTAACCGTAAAGGTCAAATGCCTCCTTCTTCAAATGCATTTGTACCTAGCACAGTAGGTTTAATATGTGCCAGTTACGTAGTTAACGATATCTTAAAAGATGTACCAGTTCGACGCATTAAAGATAAAGGTAATTTTTAA
- a CDS encoding replication-associated recombination protein A — protein MSTEPLASRMRPTNIDEIISQQHLVGPKGIIRRMVETKRLSSMIFYGPPGIGKTSIAKAISGSTEYKFRQLNAVTNTKKDMQLVVEEAKMSGQVILLLDEIHRLDKAKQDFLLPHLENGKIVLIGATTSNPYHAINPAIRSRAQIFELYALDENDVRVALDRALSDEERGLKIYNPVVDEDALEYFSTQSHGDVRSALNALELAVLSADVADEQRRITLSDAKDCLQKGAFVSDKDGDMHYDVMSAFQKSIRGSDVNAALHYLARLIEAGDLPTIVRRLLVISYEDVGLASPSAGQRTLAAIQSAERLGFPEARIPLSQAVIELSLSPKSNSAIMAIDSALSDIRKGQVGQIPDHLRDGHYKGAKELGRAIGYKYPHNYENSYVVQQYLPDKLKNKIYYEPKTTSKSEQQFKAVYDNLRNKK, from the coding sequence GTGAGTACTGAACCATTAGCTTCAAGGATGCGCCCTACTAATATAGATGAAATTATTTCACAACAGCATTTAGTAGGACCCAAAGGTATCATAAGACGTATGGTTGAAACCAAACGTTTATCCTCAATGATTTTTTATGGACCTCCTGGAATTGGTAAAACAAGTATTGCTAAAGCTATTTCAGGAAGTACTGAATATAAATTTAGACAACTTAATGCAGTAACTAATACTAAAAAAGATATGCAATTAGTCGTGGAAGAAGCAAAAATGTCTGGTCAAGTCATTTTACTATTAGATGAAATCCATCGTTTAGATAAAGCAAAACAGGATTTTCTACTACCACATCTAGAGAACGGAAAAATTGTATTAATTGGTGCAACTACTTCTAATCCATATCATGCTATCAATCCTGCTATACGTTCTAGAGCGCAAATATTTGAGTTATATGCTTTAGATGAGAATGACGTCCGTGTAGCCCTTGATAGAGCTTTGTCAGATGAAGAACGAGGATTGAAAATATATAATCCAGTTGTTGACGAAGATGCACTTGAATACTTTTCAACTCAAAGTCATGGAGACGTTAGAAGTGCATTAAACGCTTTAGAATTAGCAGTGTTAAGTGCTGATGTAGCAGATGAACAACGTCGTATAACATTATCAGATGCAAAGGATTGTTTGCAAAAAGGTGCTTTTGTAAGCGATAAAGATGGAGATATGCATTATGATGTGATGAGTGCTTTTCAAAAATCAATTAGAGGTAGCGATGTGAATGCAGCATTACATTATTTAGCAAGATTAATTGAAGCTGGAGATTTACCAACGATTGTCAGACGTTTATTAGTCATTAGTTATGAAGATGTCGGTCTCGCTTCGCCAAGTGCTGGACAACGAACGCTTGCAGCTATACAATCTGCTGAACGCTTAGGTTTCCCAGAGGCACGCATACCTCTTAGCCAAGCAGTAATTGAACTTTCGCTATCACCTAAATCTAATTCAGCTATCATGGCAATTGATAGCGCCTTGAGTGATATACGTAAAGGCCAAGTTGGTCAAATCCCTGATCATTTAAGAGATGGGCACTATAAAGGAGCGAAAGAATTAGGACGAGCAATTGGATATAAATACCCTCATAATTATGAAAATAGTTATGTAGTTCAACAATATTTACCAGATAAATTAAAAAATAAAATTTATTATGAACCGAAGACGACATCAAAAAGTGAGCAACAATTTAAAGCAGTATATGATAATCTTCGCAATAAAAAATAA